ACCGGCAGCGGGGACGCGTCGCCGACACCGACGCCGACGCCGACCCCGACCAAGACGAAGCCGACGGACCCGCCGACCAAGCCGACCACACCGCCCCCCACGTCGTCCTCGCCGGCCACCCCGCCCACCCCGCCGACGCCCACGGACCCGTCCACGGACCCCACCGGCGACTCGATGGCGCCGTTCACGAAGTCGGCGCCGGCCCCCGGGCCCACCGAGCCGGCGACGCCGACGGACCCGGGTCCCGCGCTGTAGGGGCCCCGTGGCGGGCGGTGTCACCGCCCGCCCGGCCGGTCAGGGGCGCCAGCCGCCGTCCGGGAAACGGACGGTGAAGGCGCCGGCGGAGAAGGAGAGGCCGAAGGCGATCGCGAGCCCCTCCCCGGCCGGACGGCGGGTGTCCTCCGCGAACATCAACGGCACCGAACAGCCGAGGGTGTTGGCGTGGTCGCGCAGCACCCGGTACGACGACGCCACCTTCGCGTCGTGCGGGTCGACGCCGAACCCGGCGCACAGCGAGTCCAGGATGCGGGTGCTGCCGGTGTGCATCAGCAGCACCGACGCATCCGCCGCCGACGACAGGGCGGAGCCCGCGAGGGCGGCCTCGGCGGTGGTGGTGGCGTAGTGGCCGCCGCGCGGGGTGACGTCGGGGGAGAGGGTGTACAGCCGGCGGCCGTGGTCGGCGAGGACCACGGGGATGTCGGAGCCGCCGTCGGGGACCGTGCCCAGCTCGGTGTCCTCCGGCAGGTCGTTGGTCAGGTTGGCGACCGGACCGAACACCGGGCCCCCGCCCTCGTCGCCGAAGACCATGGCCACGGAGGCGTCGGCGAACAGGAACGAGTGCAGCGCGTCGACCGTGCGCTGCCGCTCGGCGGGCGCGATCTCGGTGAAGTGCCGGTACAGGGTGCCGTCCAGCGGCGGGGACAGGGGCGTGATGGCCTCGGTGAACACCGCGAGCACCGTACGGCCCGGGTTGGCGGTCAGGTACCAGCGGGCGGTGTCCACCACCTTGGCCATGGCCGAGCAGCCCATGTACTCGATCGCGAGGTTGGCGCAGTCGCGCGGGAGTTCGGGCATCTTGGCGATCACGTCGCACACCAGCGAGGGCAGCAGGCGGCCGGGGCTGGAGGTGACGCCGAGGACGAGCCCGATGCCGGCCGGGTCGGTGCCCGCCTTCGCGAGGGCGGCCCGCGCGGACGCGACGGCGAGGTCCGCGGTGAGGACGCCGGTCTCGGGTTCGGCGCCCTTGAAGACGACGTCGGGGTAGTTGGCGAGGACCGAGTGCCGCTTGTCGATGCCCAGGGTGGTGAGCATGGCGGCGAGCCGGTCGGACATCAGGTGACGGCTGGAATCCAGGAGTTCGTCCGTGGTGATGGCGGACCCGGGCAGTTCGGCGGCGATCCCCAGCAGGACCGGGTCGGCCTGGGCCGTGCGGGTCACCGCTGTTCTCCTTCCGTGCCGGTCGCCGCCAGCAGGGCGCCCGAGCGGATGAGCGCGACGACCTCGGCGATGTCGCCGTCCATCCGCCGGTCGGCGTCCACGAACGGCACCCGCGTGCGCACGAGGGCGTGCACGGCCCTGGTGCGCGGGGCCATGTCGCCGGTGCCGCGCAGATCGAGGGCCTGGCAGGCGGCCAGGATCTGGATCGCGGCGACCTCCTGGGTGAGTTCCACGATGCGGCGGGCGTCGCGGGCGGCTATCGGCGCCATGGACACCTTGTCCTGGTTGTGCGCCTCGGTGGAGCGGGAGAACACGGTCGCGGGCCCGGCGTGCTTGAGCGCCTCAGCGGTCAGCGCGGAGCAGGCGATCTGCATGCCCTTGAAGCCGTGGTGCAGGCCCTTCTCCCAGGCGTCGCCCTCGGTGCGCGGGACGAGGTTCTCGGTCAGGCCGTTGTTGTACTTGGCGTCGACCAGGAGCTCGAGCTGGCGGTCCAGCAGGTCGGCGACGGAGGCGACGGCGACCTTCAGCGAGTCCATGGCCTGCACGACATGGCCGGCGTAGAAGTTCCCGCCCGAGTGCACCCGGCCGCTCTCGGCGTCGAAGAGCGGATTGTCGGTGGAGGCGTTGATCTCCGTCTCCAGCCAGCCGTCCACCCACTCGATCGTGTCCCGCAGCACCCCGGCGACATGGGGGGCGCAGCGCAGCGAGTAGCGGTCCTGGATGGAGCGCTTGAGCTTGCCGTGGCCCTTTCCGTCCAGCGGGTCGTTGGAGCCGACGACCTGGTCGTGCGGGAGGGACAGGCCGGAGCCGTCGAGGAGCCGGCCCAGGTGGGCGGCCGAGGCGAGCTGCCCGCGGTGCGGGCGCTGCTCGTGGATGAAGGAGTCGAAGTGCCCGCGGTTGCCCAGCAGGGCCTCGCTGGCGAGGGCGGTGGCGACATCGGCGACCCGCGCGAGCTGTGCGGCGTCCCGGGTGGCGAGGACGG
This Streptomyces misionensis DNA region includes the following protein-coding sequences:
- a CDS encoding 3-oxoacyl-ACP synthase, translating into MTRTAQADPVLLGIAAELPGSAITTDELLDSSRHLMSDRLAAMLTTLGIDKRHSVLANYPDVVFKGAEPETGVLTADLAVASARAALAKAGTDPAGIGLVLGVTSSPGRLLPSLVCDVIAKMPELPRDCANLAIEYMGCSAMAKVVDTARWYLTANPGRTVLAVFTEAITPLSPPLDGTLYRHFTEIAPAERQRTVDALHSFLFADASVAMVFGDEGGGPVFGPVANLTNDLPEDTELGTVPDGGSDIPVVLADHGRRLYTLSPDVTPRGGHYATTTAEAALAGSALSSAADASVLLMHTGSTRILDSLCAGFGVDPHDAKVASSYRVLRDHANTLGCSVPLMFAEDTRRPAGEGLAIAFGLSFSAGAFTVRFPDGGWRP
- a CDS encoding HAL/PAL/TAL family ammonia-lyase; translation: MKDVIIDGKSLTLDDVAAVARPGRALGLVHPDVAQKAVKRSRDLKLDLIATGQPIYGVTTGFGDSVVNQIAPQKAAELQRHLVTYHLNGTGPLAPAEVVRATLLIRANCLARGNSGVQPDVIGLLLDFLRHDVLPRVPERGSVGASGDLVPLCYVANALFGEGEVDYRGEVRPAADVLAQLGLTPVVPEAKDGLGLINGTSFSAAFAVLATRDAAQLARVADVATALASEALLGNRGHFDSFIHEQRPHRGQLASAAHLGRLLDGSGLSLPHDQVVGSNDPLDGKGHGKLKRSIQDRYSLRCAPHVAGVLRDTIEWVDGWLETEINASTDNPLFDAESGRVHSGGNFYAGHVVQAMDSLKVAVASVADLLDRQLELLVDAKYNNGLTENLVPRTEGDAWEKGLHHGFKGMQIACSALTAEALKHAGPATVFSRSTEAHNQDKVSMAPIAARDARRIVELTQEVAAIQILAACQALDLRGTGDMAPRTRAVHALVRTRVPFVDADRRMDGDIAEVVALIRSGALLAATGTEGEQR